In the Alphaproteobacteria bacterium genome, CACCGGTTTGCCGTCTTTGCCCGGTTGCAGCAGCTTCAACGGCTTATCGGCGAACAGGCGTTGCTTGATTTCTTTCAGCACTGCCTCTTGCCCACCGAAGGGGGCGACGAGGTCGACGATCCAGGCCCTGTCGCCCGCATTCCAATCGCTGGGCCTCAAGCGCGTGTGACCCGCCATCAGACGTTGTTCGGCTTCCTCGTTCAGCATCGCCCAAGTGACAAAGGCCTGCGGTTTGTCTTTGCCGCGCACCAGCCTGAACTGGCGCAGCATGACCGGCGGCAGCACCAGCCATTCCAGATCGGCGATGAACAGATGTTTGTGGTTGGGTGATTGCGTCATCAGCCAGACCACGTCGCCCAATACCTCGGCAGGGCCAGAGGGTTGGCGCAATGGCGTTGGAGTGGTTGCTGGTGGCGGTGCCGCTTCGGTAGCCTTGGCTTCTACTTGCTTGGCGGATTTGTCTTTTGAACGAGCCTTGCCGGACATACCGATCTCCCTGAAGAACACATGCTCAACCGCCAGAGATCGCCCATTCCACTTGGAATAAGGTCCCTCTTTTCAGCGCATTTATGTCCCGCAGGTAGGCTTGTTTTTGTTTGATAAGCGATTTGAAACTCTACCCGAACGCCTTGAAGGCGATCAGGGTGAAAGTGTCCTTGATGCCGGGCAGAGTCTGGATGGTTTCGGTGACGAAGTGGCCGATATCGGCCCCGGCTTCCAGATAGCATTTGGCCAGCAGATCATACTGGCCGGAAATGGAATGCACCTCGCTGACCTGATCGGTTTCCACCAATTCGTCAGCCACCTCATAGGCCTTGCCCAGTTCGCATTTGATCATGACGAAGATGGTCTGCATGGCCTAGTTCCCTGTCGGTGGTTCCCTTGTGGCGTCCGGCTCCGACGCCTGCGCCGGTTCTTCTTGCGCCCCGTCTTCGTCGGCGTCTTCATCGGCGGCGTCGTCCGCATCGTCATCGTCGCTCGTTTCTGCACTTTCGTCCAGAGGGGCGGCATCGGCGGTTGCCGGGGAATCGCCCAGCACGTCCACCTCGTCGTCGTCGGGAATCTCGATTTCCTCGATCATGCCCAGGGCCGGGCTTTCGGGGGCTTCGTCCTCG is a window encoding:
- a CDS encoding Lrp/AsnC ligand binding domain-containing protein; translation: MQTIFVMIKCELGKAYEVADELVETDQVSEVHSISGQYDLLAKCYLEAGADIGHFVTETIQTLPGIKDTFTLIAFKAFG
- a CDS encoding toxin-activating lysine-acyltransferase; the encoded protein is MSGKARSKDKSAKQVEAKATEAAPPPATTPTPLRQPSGPAEVLGDVVWLMTQSPNHKHLFIADLEWLVLPPVMLRQFRLVRGKDKPQAFVTWAMLNEEAEQRLMAGHTRLRPSDWNAGDRAWIVDLVAPFGGQEAVLKEIKQRLFADKPLKLLQPGKDGKPVAGEVKKLGSESLLSHRVC